The following are from one region of the Cloacibacterium normanense genome:
- a CDS encoding S8 family peptidase, with protein MKKNIFILTCLFLISNYYGQNTRLNSILAKDRIENNNRLSSFLKNSSQKFSKSQLKEIISTHAGFAGNIPLFWESEDMRANKSANILSLQNGTLTGLNNISINGSGQKILVMDGGRVFEKHNEFGGPTNGGNRIFDQENGEIAYASHATNVAGIIGAIGIGDLSNPYGTSGAKGVLTNVMIDSYSFNNTTKGNNYQKLAASNANISNHSYGVNVGWNYVSTPFSIYTTKGFYWVANYELNTEDTYSGAYSLRDKSFDEIVYTNPNQIVIKSAGNYYGTHPSQNTFLPKFKYDNLSNTYVPFDAADVIPAANCSQGYNCIGEGSLAKNIIVVGATNQLTTADYQYTTSNDVAKASYSSAGPRKDGAIKPDISAVGSTMALASYSNATTYNTYGLGGNGTSYSAPIVTGIAGALTEVNRMLYNNNSFIFKADEMKALLTHTANEAGNPGPDVWYGWGFADATKAAQLLIDKKDNKAFFERNVLNSGAKFTKTVTAKSGEPLKATISWIDPAATPFSTDYELQNNHSSMIINDFDLRIIDTVTNTIYYPWKLDISNPMAPATQGDNTVDNVEQIIIPTPIAGRMYRLEVSQKGNLVDNNQNISSQNYAIIITGFDSSASLQTSENSKEKLVTVYPTKTKDIVNILIPKGAKTIDIFDLSGKSVLKTEAKSFQTIDVSQLPKGTYIINVKTDKNVSSHKFIKE; from the coding sequence ATGAAAAAAAATATATTTATTTTAACTTGTCTTTTCCTAATCAGCAATTATTACGGACAAAACACAAGATTAAATTCTATTTTAGCTAAGGATAGAATAGAAAATAATAATAGGCTTTCCTCTTTTCTAAAAAATTCTTCTCAAAAATTTTCAAAGAGTCAATTAAAAGAAATTATTTCCACTCATGCTGGATTTGCAGGCAACATTCCTCTTTTTTGGGAATCTGAAGATATGCGTGCCAATAAAAGCGCCAATATTCTTTCCCTACAAAATGGAACCCTCACTGGTTTAAATAATATTTCGATCAATGGTAGCGGTCAGAAAATTCTAGTTATGGATGGAGGCAGAGTTTTCGAAAAACATAACGAATTTGGAGGACCAACTAATGGAGGAAACAGAATCTTTGATCAAGAAAATGGAGAAATAGCCTATGCAAGTCACGCAACAAACGTTGCTGGAATCATTGGAGCAATTGGGATAGGAGATCTTTCTAATCCATATGGAACTTCTGGAGCAAAAGGCGTACTAACTAATGTAATGATTGACAGCTATAGCTTTAACAATACTACAAAAGGAAACAATTATCAAAAACTTGCTGCTTCAAATGCTAATATCTCCAATCATTCTTATGGTGTAAATGTAGGATGGAACTATGTGTCCACTCCATTTTCTATTTACACTACTAAAGGCTTTTATTGGGTTGCTAATTATGAATTAAATACTGAAGATACATATTCTGGAGCTTACAGTTTGAGAGATAAAAGTTTTGATGAAATTGTTTATACAAATCCCAATCAAATCGTCATCAAATCTGCTGGAAATTATTATGGGACCCATCCTAGCCAAAATACTTTTCTTCCAAAATTTAAATATGATAATTTATCCAATACTTATGTTCCATTTGACGCAGCAGATGTAATTCCCGCCGCAAATTGTAGCCAAGGGTACAACTGTATAGGTGAAGGATCTTTAGCAAAAAATATTATAGTCGTTGGTGCAACTAACCAATTAACCACTGCTGATTACCAATATACCACTTCCAATGATGTAGCCAAAGCAAGCTACAGTAGTGCAGGACCTAGAAAAGATGGAGCGATAAAACCTGACATTTCAGCAGTAGGAAGCACTATGGCACTTGCAAGTTACTCAAACGCAACCACTTATAACACTTATGGATTAGGCGGAAACGGAACATCATATTCCGCGCCAATAGTTACTGGAATTGCTGGAGCTTTAACAGAGGTAAATAGAATGTTATACAACAATAACAGCTTCATTTTTAAAGCAGATGAAATGAAAGCTTTATTAACCCATACTGCAAATGAAGCAGGAAATCCTGGACCTGATGTATGGTATGGTTGGGGATTTGCGGATGCCACAAAAGCAGCTCAACTTCTTATAGACAAAAAAGACAATAAAGCATTTTTTGAAAGAAATGTATTAAACTCTGGGGCTAAATTTACTAAAACAGTAACTGCTAAATCTGGAGAGCCATTAAAAGCAACAATATCATGGATAGACCCAGCTGCAACTCCTTTTTCTACAGATTACGAACTTCAAAATAATCATTCTTCTATGATTATTAACGACTTTGACCTGAGAATTATAGATACAGTAACCAATACTATTTATTATCCTTGGAAATTAGATATTAGCAATCCTATGGCACCTGCTACCCAAGGTGATAACACTGTTGATAATGTAGAACAAATTATTATTCCAACTCCAATTGCTGGTAGAATGTATAGATTAGAAGTTTCTCAAAAAGGAAATTTAGTAGACAACAACCAAAATATTTCTTCTCAAAATTACGCTATCATCATTACAGGTTTTGATTCTTCTGCATCTTTACAAACCTCCGAAAATTCAAAAGAGAAATTAGTGACTGTTTATCCTACAAAAACTAAAGATATTGTTAATATACTTATTCCAAAAGGTGCTAAAACAATTGATATTTTTGACTTATCAGGAAAATCTGTTCTAAAAACAGAAGCAAAAAGTTTCCAAACCATTGATGTAAGCCAATTGCCAAAAGGTACTTACATTATCAATGTGAAGACCGACAAAAATGTAAGCTCTCACAAGTTTATTAAAGAATAA
- a CDS encoding alpha-ketoacid dehydrogenase subunit alpha/beta: MESDFTTKEIISKEILLKAYTQMMLAKSMADIYEENRNICKYVHSTSRGHEAIQLATAYQLSKEDWVSPYYRDESLLLGIGFTPYQLMLQLLAKAEDPFSGGRSYYSHPTSKLEGLPKIIHQSSATGMQAIPTTGVAQGIKYIEDFKLQNFEKNPVVICSLGDNSVTEGEVAEAFQFAALHQLPIIFLVQDNEWGISVTKEEARTSDAYDYAAGFVGLNRMRIDGTDFVESFIQMQKAVHFVREERKPLLVCAKTVLIGHHTSGVRREFYRDEADLAKHRAKDPGIILKKYLLEEGFNEETLSQIEIEARKQIEEDFNKAILAPDPKPETVKEHVYAPTPITEEKGTRIPENGEKIPMVDAGIHAIQELMHKHPEALLYGQDVGGRIGGVFREAVTLQQKFGNKRVFNTAIQEAYIIGSTVGMSAVGLKPIVEVQFADYIYPGINQLVTEVSKSCYLSNGKYPVSSIIRVPIGAYGGGGPYHSGSVETMLAQIKGIKIAYPSNAADFKGLFKAAFYDPNPVIFLEHKGLYWSKVPGTEEAKTVEPAEDYILPFGKANIVKFANEEEIQKGRTLVVVTYGMGVYWAKEAAKNFEGRVEIIDLRTIKPIDEELVFERVKLHGKCILLTEEALNNSMMEAFGARISKNCFKYLDAAVEIMGSLDLPAVPINLILEKEMLPNAEKLSLRINELLQN, translated from the coding sequence ATGGAATCTGACTTTACAACAAAAGAAATTATTTCAAAAGAAATTTTGCTCAAGGCATACACTCAAATGATGCTGGCAAAATCAATGGCCGATATTTACGAAGAAAACAGAAATATTTGCAAGTACGTACACAGTACTTCTAGAGGCCACGAAGCCATACAATTGGCTACGGCTTATCAATTATCCAAAGAAGATTGGGTATCTCCTTATTACAGAGACGAATCTTTATTATTGGGAATAGGCTTCACTCCTTATCAATTAATGCTCCAATTATTAGCAAAAGCAGAAGATCCTTTTTCAGGAGGTCGTTCTTATTATTCGCATCCAACCAGTAAATTAGAAGGACTTCCTAAAATTATTCATCAAAGTTCTGCTACAGGAATGCAAGCTATTCCAACCACTGGTGTTGCTCAAGGAATCAAATATATTGAAGATTTCAAACTTCAAAACTTTGAAAAAAATCCTGTTGTCATTTGTAGTTTAGGTGATAATTCTGTTACAGAAGGAGAAGTAGCCGAAGCTTTTCAATTTGCAGCACTTCATCAACTACCTATTATCTTTTTGGTTCAAGATAATGAATGGGGAATAAGCGTAACCAAGGAAGAAGCCAGAACTTCTGATGCTTATGATTATGCAGCAGGATTTGTAGGACTGAATAGAATGAGAATTGATGGAACTGATTTTGTAGAAAGTTTCATTCAGATGCAAAAAGCGGTACATTTTGTAAGAGAAGAAAGAAAACCTCTTTTGGTTTGTGCTAAAACGGTATTGATTGGGCATCACACTTCTGGAGTAAGAAGAGAATTTTATCGAGATGAAGCAGATTTAGCCAAGCATAGAGCAAAAGACCCGGGAATTATTCTCAAAAAATATTTATTAGAAGAAGGTTTTAACGAAGAGACCTTATCTCAAATAGAAATTGAAGCCAGAAAACAAATAGAAGAAGACTTTAACAAAGCCATTCTCGCGCCAGACCCAAAACCAGAAACCGTAAAAGAGCATGTTTACGCTCCTACTCCTATCACCGAAGAAAAAGGAACCAGAATTCCTGAAAATGGAGAAAAAATTCCAATGGTAGATGCAGGAATTCATGCCATACAAGAATTAATGCACAAACATCCTGAAGCATTACTTTATGGTCAAGATGTAGGCGGAAGAATTGGGGGAGTTTTCAGAGAAGCGGTAACACTTCAACAAAAATTTGGGAACAAAAGAGTTTTCAACACCGCCATTCAAGAGGCATACATCATTGGTTCTACTGTAGGAATGAGCGCAGTAGGTCTTAAACCTATCGTAGAAGTACAGTTTGCCGATTATATTTATCCAGGGATTAATCAATTGGTGACAGAAGTTTCTAAATCTTGCTACCTCAGCAACGGAAAATATCCTGTTTCGAGCATCATCCGAGTTCCGATTGGAGCTTATGGTGGTGGCGGTCCTTATCACAGCGGAAGCGTAGAGACCATGTTGGCACAAATCAAAGGAATTAAAATCGCTTATCCAAGTAACGCTGCAGATTTTAAAGGCTTGTTTAAAGCTGCTTTTTACGACCCAAATCCTGTCATTTTCTTAGAACATAAAGGTCTTTATTGGAGTAAAGTTCCAGGAACAGAAGAGGCAAAAACCGTAGAACCTGCAGAAGATTACATTTTACCTTTCGGGAAAGCCAATATTGTAAAATTTGCCAATGAAGAAGAAATACAGAAAGGCCGAACTCTAGTTGTTGTTACCTATGGAATGGGCGTTTATTGGGCCAAAGAAGCCGCTAAAAATTTTGAAGGAAGGGTAGAAATCATCGATTTGAGAACCATCAAGCCGATAGATGAGGAATTGGTTTTCGAAAGGGTTAAATTACACGGAAAATGTATTCTTTTAACGGAAGAAGCTCTCAACAACTCTATGATGGAAGCTTTCGGGGCAAGAATTTCTAAAAATTGCTTTAAATACCTCGATGCTGCAGTAGAAATCATGGGTTCACTGGATTTACCTGCTGTTCCCATCAATTTGATTTTAGAAAAAGAAATGCTTCCCAATGCAGAAAAACTAAGCCTTAGAATCAATGAGCTTCTCCAAAACTAA
- a CDS encoding Crp/Fnr family transcriptional regulator, whose amino-acid sequence MDISDNFLLDFFKDIPKTELISIFGLINRKKLKKNEIFIEEGTFYNKFFYINKGLVRGFYSNADGEEKTIFFRWEKEFGADPESYFNHKPSKLTWCAMEETEIFEINFQKFEELSKRNVGLLKLRIMASKKLLNRMYERLESFILYSPEERFQHLLETHPDLCERIPDKYLASFLGITPVSLSRIKKRLEN is encoded by the coding sequence ATGGACATATCAGATAATTTTTTACTCGATTTTTTTAAAGATATTCCTAAAACGGAACTTATTAGTATTTTCGGATTGATAAATAGAAAAAAACTCAAAAAGAATGAAATCTTTATAGAAGAAGGCACATTTTATAACAAGTTTTTTTATATCAATAAAGGATTGGTGAGAGGTTTCTACAGCAATGCTGATGGAGAAGAAAAAACCATTTTCTTTCGTTGGGAAAAAGAATTTGGCGCTGACCCAGAAAGTTACTTTAACCATAAACCCTCTAAACTGACTTGGTGCGCCATGGAAGAAACAGAAATTTTTGAAATCAATTTTCAAAAATTCGAAGAATTAAGCAAGAGAAATGTTGGCCTATTAAAACTCAGAATAATGGCGAGCAAAAAATTACTGAATAGAATGTATGAAAGATTAGAAAGTTTTATTCTATACAGTCCTGAAGAAAGATTCCAACATTTATTGGAGACTCATCCTGATTTATGCGAAAGAATTCCTGATAAATATTTAGCCTCATTTCTAGGCATTACACCTGTCTCTTTGAGCAGAATTAAAAAAAGATTAGAAAATTAA
- a CDS encoding ammonium transporter, which yields MKVEKRWVIAFIITAIVAMVSLFWPTKLPDASSGVFLEENNLVGADIAWLLASSGLVLLMTPGLSFFYGGMVGKKNVISTMLQSFIALGVISLVWVVVGFSLSFGDSLGFYIGKEHYGIIGNPFSFTFFNQVGVLPHSKMAPTVPFILFALFQMKFAVITPAIITGSFAERVRFVSYLLFIVLFSLFIYAPLAHMVWSGDGFLVKFFGIKDFAGGTVVHMSAGFAALAGALMIGKRKNDHHEPSNITYVILGTGMLWFGWFGFNSGSALAANATAAMAFGTTTIASASAMMTWIFFDRINGRKISALGACIGAVVGLVAITPGCGYVSIAESIFIGFISAIVSNMAVNWKKLKSVDDTLDVFACHGIGGIMGMILTAIFARGENASLLHGGVGVFAHHMTALLLVSVFTFFGALVIYKITDFIIPLRVEETSEELGLDISQHNESI from the coding sequence TTGAAAGTAGAAAAACGTTGGGTTATTGCTTTTATCATTACAGCGATAGTAGCAATGGTAAGTTTATTCTGGCCAACAAAGTTGCCAGATGCTAGTTCGGGAGTTTTTTTAGAAGAAAATAATTTAGTAGGAGCAGATATTGCTTGGTTATTGGCTTCATCGGGTTTAGTCCTTTTGATGACGCCGGGTTTATCTTTCTTCTATGGCGGAATGGTGGGCAAAAAAAATGTAATTTCTACCATGTTGCAGAGTTTTATTGCACTGGGAGTCATTAGTTTAGTTTGGGTAGTGGTTGGTTTTTCGCTCTCTTTCGGAGATTCTCTAGGATTTTATATTGGCAAAGAACATTACGGAATCATAGGCAATCCTTTTAGTTTTACTTTTTTTAACCAAGTAGGCGTTTTGCCACATTCTAAAATGGCTCCTACTGTTCCTTTCATCCTTTTTGCATTGTTCCAAATGAAATTTGCAGTGATTACTCCTGCTATTATCACAGGAAGTTTTGCAGAGAGAGTAAGATTTGTAAGTTACCTTTTATTTATTGTGCTGTTTTCACTGTTCATTTATGCACCTTTGGCTCACATGGTTTGGAGCGGAGACGGATTCTTGGTTAAATTTTTTGGAATTAAAGATTTCGCGGGCGGAACTGTAGTTCACATGAGTGCTGGTTTTGCAGCTTTAGCAGGCGCTTTGATGATTGGTAAAAGAAAAAATGACCACCATGAACCTTCCAATATTACGTATGTGATTTTAGGAACAGGAATGTTGTGGTTTGGTTGGTTCGGGTTTAATTCGGGTTCAGCTTTAGCTGCTAATGCCACTGCAGCGATGGCTTTTGGAACTACCACCATTGCTTCTGCTTCTGCGATGATGACTTGGATATTTTTTGACAGAATTAATGGAAGAAAGATTTCAGCATTAGGAGCTTGTATTGGTGCAGTAGTAGGATTGGTGGCGATTACACCAGGTTGTGGTTACGTAAGCATTGCAGAAAGTATATTTATTGGTTTTATCTCGGCAATTGTTTCTAATATGGCGGTCAACTGGAAAAAACTGAAAAGCGTAGATGATACCTTAGATGTTTTTGCCTGTCATGGAATCGGAGGAATTATGGGGATGATACTCACCGCTATCTTTGCTCGAGGAGAGAACGCGAGTCTTCTGCATGGTGGAGTAGGCGTTTTTGCACATCACATGACTGCGCTACTTTTGGTGTCTGTGTTTACCTTTTTTGGAGCCTTGGTGATTTATAAAATTACAGATTTTATTATTCCACTTCGAGTAGAAGAAACCTCCGAAGAATTAGGATTGGATATTTCGCAACACAATGAATCTATATAA
- a CDS encoding transposase yields the protein MEIRRDHLEPEFFYHIYNRGINSEDVYKNKDNYLYFLKKAKEFLLPVADIYAYCLMKNHFHLLVRIKPEVELKTFFDSQNKNTKIRTEGIHALHSIVSKQFAKLMSSYTQGFNKYYNRHGSLFETPFKRIRITDEVYLRNCIIYIHQNSLDINEQLEKYDFSSYKIILSNSKTELKREEVISYFENIDNFKFCHQRIVEI from the coding sequence ATGGAAATAAGAAGAGACCATCTTGAGCCAGAATTTTTTTATCACATCTATAACAGAGGAATTAACAGTGAAGATGTTTATAAAAACAAAGATAATTATTTGTATTTTTTAAAAAAGGCAAAAGAATTTTTATTGCCAGTTGCTGATATTTATGCTTATTGCCTTATGAAAAATCATTTTCACTTGTTGGTAAGAATAAAACCAGAAGTAGAATTAAAAACTTTTTTTGATTCTCAGAATAAAAACACTAAAATAAGAACTGAGGGAATTCATGCGTTACATTCTATTGTTAGCAAGCAATTTGCAAAATTAATGAGTAGTTATACACAAGGTTTTAATAAATATTATAATAGACATGGTAGTCTATTTGAGACCCCTTTTAAAAGAATAAGAATAACGGATGAGGTTTATCTTAGAAACTGTATAATTTATATTCATCAAAATTCTTTAGATATTAATGAGCAATTAGAAAAGTATGATTTTTCTTCCTATAAAATTATTTTATCAAACTCTAAAACAGAATTAAAAAGAGAAGAAGTAATTTCATACTTTGAAAACATTGATAATTTTAAATTTTGTCACCAGAGAATTGTGGAAATTTAA